One Littorina saxatilis isolate snail1 linkage group LG1, US_GU_Lsax_2.0, whole genome shotgun sequence genomic window carries:
- the LOC138972082 gene encoding uncharacterized protein isoform X3, producing the protein MGSRTYPPANGEVLVFMRYRKEMDRRMRNCIIRMKGRIRQPGTEGHCLGVADRVHVLECAANSDWGTRSDWCLALFMFPSEEKARRWYFSEPELRQPDFLPPSDSVQLFAMSLRYLPQPGKMTFNWMELHNVRSRAFLQQEYVDKAAEALDDDQVNHGVIFVQDPGSPSQLYRLKEAWIPHNADAYCVVNVYDSEDQFRIVYEKKNYSELQAKRSEVCDTVSLLFTVDPDVTGPPCHTSPRA; encoded by the exons ATGGGATCAAGGACG TACCCACCGGCCAACGGGGAGGTGCTGGTCTTCATGCGCTACAGGAAGGAGATGGATCGGCGGATGAGGAACTGCATCATCCGCATGAAGGGTCGCATCAGGCAGCCCGGCACTGAGGGGCACTGTCTGGGGGTCGCTGACAGg GTGCACGTGTTGGAGTGCGCGGCGAACAGTGACTGGGGCACACGCAGCGACTGGTGTCTCGCCCTCTTCATGTTCCCCTCGGAGGAGAAGGCGCGCCGCTGGTACTTCAGTGAGCCCGAGCTTCGACAGCCCGACTTCCTGCCCCCCTCTGACAGCGTACAGCTCTTCGCCATGAGTCTCAGATACCTGCCCCAGCCAG GCAAGATGACGTTCAACTGGATGGAGCTTCACAATGTCCGGAGCAGGGCTTTCCTGCAGCAGGAGTACGTTGACAAGGCGGCCGAGGCGCTGGACGACGACCAGGTCAACCACGGGGTCATCTTCGTGCAAGACCCGGGCTCCCCCTCCCAGCTGTACCGTCTGAAGGAGGCCTGGATCCCTCACAACGCGGACGCTTACTGCGTCGTCAACGTCTACGACAGCGAAGATCAATTCCGCATCGTCTACGAGAAAA AGAACTACTCAGAGCTGCAGGCCAAACGGAGCGAGGTGTGTGACACGGTGTCCCTGCTCTTCACCGTCGACCCTGACGTCACGGGGCCCCCATGCCACACCTCGCCCAGGGCCTAG
- the LOC138972082 gene encoding uncharacterized protein isoform X1 has protein sequence MASKLDQGQGNDYSHYEFPDDNDDSWITQGPKCPNITHHRKVTNQPGPSLVGKMQSNSDQGHEMTITIPVSRPKRTYPPANGEVLVFMRYRKEMDRRMRNCIIRMKGRIRQPGTEGHCLGVADRVHVLECAANSDWGTRSDWCLALFMFPSEEKARRWYFSEPELRQPDFLPPSDSVQLFAMSLRYLPQPGKMTFNWMELHNVRSRAFLQQEYVDKAAEALDDDQVNHGVIFVQDPGSPSQLYRLKEAWIPHNADAYCVVNVYDSEDQFRIVYEKKNYSELQAKRSEVCDTVSLLFTVDPDVTGPPCHTSPRA, from the exons ATGGCGTCGAAATTAGATCAGGGGCAAGGGAATGATTACAGTCATTACGAATTTCCCGATGACAATGACGATTCCTGGATCACCCAAGGGCCGAAATGTCCGAACATTACCCACCATCGAAAGGTGACGAACCAGCCGGGCCCGTCACTGGTCGGCAAGATGCAGTCGAATTCAGACCAGGGTCACGAAATGACAATAACGATCCCTGTGTCACGCCCTAAACGTACG TACCCACCGGCCAACGGGGAGGTGCTGGTCTTCATGCGCTACAGGAAGGAGATGGATCGGCGGATGAGGAACTGCATCATCCGCATGAAGGGTCGCATCAGGCAGCCCGGCACTGAGGGGCACTGTCTGGGGGTCGCTGACAGg GTGCACGTGTTGGAGTGCGCGGCGAACAGTGACTGGGGCACACGCAGCGACTGGTGTCTCGCCCTCTTCATGTTCCCCTCGGAGGAGAAGGCGCGCCGCTGGTACTTCAGTGAGCCCGAGCTTCGACAGCCCGACTTCCTGCCCCCCTCTGACAGCGTACAGCTCTTCGCCATGAGTCTCAGATACCTGCCCCAGCCAG GCAAGATGACGTTCAACTGGATGGAGCTTCACAATGTCCGGAGCAGGGCTTTCCTGCAGCAGGAGTACGTTGACAAGGCGGCCGAGGCGCTGGACGACGACCAGGTCAACCACGGGGTCATCTTCGTGCAAGACCCGGGCTCCCCCTCCCAGCTGTACCGTCTGAAGGAGGCCTGGATCCCTCACAACGCGGACGCTTACTGCGTCGTCAACGTCTACGACAGCGAAGATCAATTCCGCATCGTCTACGAGAAAA AGAACTACTCAGAGCTGCAGGCCAAACGGAGCGAGGTGTGTGACACGGTGTCCCTGCTCTTCACCGTCGACCCTGACGTCACGGGGCCCCCATGCCACACCTCGCCCAGGGCCTAG
- the LOC138972082 gene encoding uncharacterized protein isoform X2, whose product MPTTRSRRGLAAKSTQTPRRDGTCAPPGMQRTGGPQGKKSMTMANKTFEYPPANGEVLVFMRYRKEMDRRMRNCIIRMKGRIRQPGTEGHCLGVADRVHVLECAANSDWGTRSDWCLALFMFPSEEKARRWYFSEPELRQPDFLPPSDSVQLFAMSLRYLPQPGKMTFNWMELHNVRSRAFLQQEYVDKAAEALDDDQVNHGVIFVQDPGSPSQLYRLKEAWIPHNADAYCVVNVYDSEDQFRIVYEKKNYSELQAKRSEVCDTVSLLFTVDPDVTGPPCHTSPRA is encoded by the exons AGACACCGCGCCGTGACGGTACCTGCGCGCCACCGGGGATGCAGAGGACTGGCGGTCCACAAGGCAAGAAGAGCATGACCATGGCCAACAAGACATTTGAA TACCCACCGGCCAACGGGGAGGTGCTGGTCTTCATGCGCTACAGGAAGGAGATGGATCGGCGGATGAGGAACTGCATCATCCGCATGAAGGGTCGCATCAGGCAGCCCGGCACTGAGGGGCACTGTCTGGGGGTCGCTGACAGg GTGCACGTGTTGGAGTGCGCGGCGAACAGTGACTGGGGCACACGCAGCGACTGGTGTCTCGCCCTCTTCATGTTCCCCTCGGAGGAGAAGGCGCGCCGCTGGTACTTCAGTGAGCCCGAGCTTCGACAGCCCGACTTCCTGCCCCCCTCTGACAGCGTACAGCTCTTCGCCATGAGTCTCAGATACCTGCCCCAGCCAG GCAAGATGACGTTCAACTGGATGGAGCTTCACAATGTCCGGAGCAGGGCTTTCCTGCAGCAGGAGTACGTTGACAAGGCGGCCGAGGCGCTGGACGACGACCAGGTCAACCACGGGGTCATCTTCGTGCAAGACCCGGGCTCCCCCTCCCAGCTGTACCGTCTGAAGGAGGCCTGGATCCCTCACAACGCGGACGCTTACTGCGTCGTCAACGTCTACGACAGCGAAGATCAATTCCGCATCGTCTACGAGAAAA AGAACTACTCAGAGCTGCAGGCCAAACGGAGCGAGGTGTGTGACACGGTGTCCCTGCTCTTCACCGTCGACCCTGACGTCACGGGGCCCCCATGCCACACCTCGCCCAGGGCCTAG